A single region of the Serinus canaria isolate serCan28SL12 chromosome 1, serCan2020, whole genome shotgun sequence genome encodes:
- the WDR73 gene encoding WD repeat-containing protein 73: MEAADEWLLQSLRLYRDLHTFELQAPTRLIEWACGNRVCVAGYGQSDGNEILQLIPPPTLLTKETQGLCPERDFKVECGGFSERPVYSLKYVPDTSLLVTSGPPDSSLQVWQVSAEDSDVIKSVSTIATENGTGQSWSKIATISARAPWVLHGSRLDRVQITEVESRKNVYTAASRGSEELSSLAFLDCNLLLLCCATGRLCLADIRQPQSLVEAVPVPSAPCSEQWCMGTRHAAQGSEPSSQPVARLSSRGLLALTDLRKTSEFLALAKARVPSPGSGAEFLCISWAPALEGYLAISGFDGTVHVYDTQSWDSSGREAEPIFVHKGHTFGGAGGSRDPPLVTVHTWHLQKPRTLLSAASDGSLHVWDWVQPCGKCG, from the exons ATGGAGGCGGCGGACGAGTGGCTGCTGCAGTCGCTGCGACT GTACCGCGACCTGCACACCTTCGAGCTCCAGGCGCCAACCCGCCTCATCGAATGGGCCTGCGGGAACC GTGTCTGTGTAGCCGGGTATGGACAGTCTGATGGGAACGAGATCCTGCAGCTGATCCCACCGCCAACGCTGCTGACAAAGGAGACCCAG GGCTTGTGTCCAGAGAGAGATTTCAAAGTAGAATGTGGTGGATTTTCAGAGCGCCCAGTGTACAGCCTGAAATACGTGCCAGACACCAG CTTGCTGGTAACAAGTGGCCCACCCGACAGCTCCCTTCAGGTCTGGCAGGTGTCAGCAGAGGACTCTG ATGTTATTAAATCCGTAAGCACCATAGCAACAGAAAATGGCACTGGGCAGTCCTGGTCTAAAATTGCCACCATTTCAGCCAGAGCCCCATGGGTCCTTCATGGTTCAAGACTTGACAGAGTCCAAATTACAGAGGTCGAATCAAGGAAAAATGTCTACACAGCAG CTTCCCGAGGCAGCGAGGAGCTCAGCAGCCTTGCCTTCCTGGACTGCAACCTCCTGCTTTTGTGCTGTGCCACAGGCCGGCTGTGCCTGGCTGACATCCGACAGCCGCAGAGTCTCGTGGAGGCCGTGCCAGTGCCCTCGGCGCCATGCAGCGAGCAGTGGTGCATGGGCACCAGGcatgcagcccagggctcagagcCGAGCTCCCAGCCCGTGGCTCGCCTCTCAAGCAGGGGGCTCCTAGCCCTGACAGACCTCAGGAAAACCTCTGAGTTCTTGGCTTTGGCAAAGGCCAGAGTCCCCTCTCCCGGCTCAGGTGCAGAGTTCCTGTGCATCTcctgggctcctgctctggAAGGCTACCTTGCCATTTCAG GTTTTGATGGCACCGTGCATGTGTatgacacacagagctgggacagctctggcagggaagcagagcccaTCTTCGTTCACAAAGGCCACACATTTGGTGGagcaggtggcagcagggaccCTCCCCTGGTCACTGTGCACACATGGCATCTGCAGAAACCCAGAACTTTGTTGTCAGCAGCGAGTGATGGTTCCTTGCATGTCTGGGACTGGGTTCAGCCCTGTGGGAAGTGTGGGTAG